In Sphingobacterium thalpophilum, a genomic segment contains:
- a CDS encoding SRPBCC domain-containing protein — MEKLTAKASIQIQKPINEVFEAIVDPNKMNHYFIKSSTGRLETDKTVEWTFPEFPDSFPVTGKTIRPNSYISFDWSGGLPNQLVEIALSTFGENATVIKITEHEMNNDADGILMMMRQTEGWANFLACMKAYLEYGINLRTGAFDFMFQK, encoded by the coding sequence ATGGAAAAACTAACCGCCAAAGCCAGTATCCAAATTCAGAAACCGATCAACGAAGTTTTTGAGGCTATTGTAGATCCCAATAAAATGAATCATTATTTTATAAAATCTTCGACTGGACGTCTAGAGACAGATAAAACGGTAGAATGGACATTTCCAGAATTTCCCGACAGTTTTCCCGTGACAGGAAAAACCATCAGGCCCAATTCATATATCTCTTTCGACTGGAGCGGGGGACTTCCCAATCAACTGGTAGAAATCGCACTATCCACATTCGGAGAAAACGCGACCGTCATAAAGATTACAGAACACGAGATGAACAACGATGCAGATGGAATTTTAATGATGATGCGACAAACAGAGGGTTGGGCCAACTTTTTAGCTTGCATGAAAGCGTATCTAGAATATGGTATCAATCTGAGAACTGGGGCTTTCGATTTTATGTTCCAAAAATAG
- a CDS encoding VOC family protein has product MNNSIIPSIWFDQNAKEAFDLYAGTFPGSHISNNSPIVVEAVLSGVKFIGINGGPIFKPNPSISFMVICESKEEIDRIWNSLAVEGNTLMPLNSYPWSPHYGWLADKFGVNWQLYLGKLSDTNQQAIVPTLMYCGEQQGNCEQALAFYAELFHDFRSNGIMKYTEGEYTGSIQHTQFLVRDFTLMAMDSGVPQNFTFNEGISLTILCKDQQEIDYFWNTITKKGKESMCGWCKDEFGVSWQIVPEQIATLLKRPGANEALMRMKKIIIQELIG; this is encoded by the coding sequence ATGAATAATTCAATTATCCCATCCATTTGGTTCGATCAAAACGCGAAGGAAGCCTTTGATCTTTACGCTGGTACCTTCCCTGGAAGCCATATTAGCAACAACTCTCCCATCGTTGTTGAAGCTGTCCTAAGCGGTGTGAAATTTATTGGAATAAATGGAGGTCCTATATTCAAACCCAACCCATCCATATCATTTATGGTCATTTGCGAAAGCAAAGAGGAAATTGATCGTATCTGGAATTCACTTGCTGTGGAAGGCAACACCTTAATGCCTTTAAACTCCTACCCTTGGAGCCCGCACTACGGCTGGCTGGCCGACAAGTTTGGCGTAAATTGGCAATTATACCTCGGTAAACTGAGCGATACCAACCAACAGGCAATTGTACCTACGCTAATGTATTGCGGAGAGCAACAAGGAAATTGCGAACAAGCACTAGCATTTTATGCAGAATTATTTCATGATTTTCGAAGCAATGGGATCATGAAATACACAGAAGGTGAATATACCGGATCAATCCAACATACCCAATTTTTAGTCCGGGATTTTACACTCATGGCAATGGATAGCGGAGTTCCACAAAATTTCACTTTTAACGAAGGCATTTCACTCACTATTCTATGTAAAGATCAGCAGGAAATTGATTATTTCTGGAATACGATCACGAAGAAAGGCAAAGAGAGCATGTGTGGCTGGTGCAAAGACGAATTCGGTGTAAGCTGGCAGATCGTACCCGAACAAATTGCAACATTACTAAAGCGACCAGGGGCAAATGAAGCGCTCATGAGAATGAAAAAGATCATTATTCAGGAACTCATTGGATAA
- a CDS encoding DUF1801 domain-containing protein produces MAKNKTAYTEASVQDFIKTVDDPQKQIDSATLIQLMETTTGEPAKMYGPTIIGFGNYHYTYISGHEGYAPLIAFSPRKSAISLYVFTGADEHRHLVDRLGKFKISKACIYIKKLSDINIEILHQLMSETIQFIENKYTRIKE; encoded by the coding sequence ATGGCAAAAAATAAAACGGCATATACCGAAGCATCTGTCCAAGACTTTATAAAAACAGTTGACGACCCACAAAAACAAATCGATAGTGCAACACTGATACAATTAATGGAAACCACAACGGGTGAGCCGGCTAAAATGTACGGACCAACGATCATCGGATTTGGAAACTATCATTATACCTATATAAGTGGGCACGAAGGCTATGCTCCTTTGATCGCATTTAGCCCCCGAAAATCAGCAATCTCCCTTTATGTATTTACCGGTGCCGATGAACATCGACATTTAGTCGATCGGCTCGGGAAATTTAAAATAAGCAAAGCCTGCATATACATCAAGAAATTAAGCGACATCAACATAGAAATACTCCATCAGCTTATGTCCGAAACGATACAGTTTATTGAAAATAAGTATACGAGAATCAAAGAATAG
- a CDS encoding SufE family protein → MTINEIQDELIEDFAFFTDWMEKYEYIIQLGKEVPLIDEQYKTDEYIIKGCQSKVWLFPEIKDGKVYFTADSDAIITKGLVSLMVKVLSGHTAKEIVDAGLYFVDKIGLKEHLSPTRANGLLSMIKQMKLYALALQVKA, encoded by the coding sequence ATGACCATTAATGAAATACAGGATGAATTAATTGAGGATTTTGCTTTCTTTACGGATTGGATGGAAAAATATGAGTACATCATCCAGCTGGGAAAAGAAGTGCCTCTAATTGATGAACAATACAAAACAGATGAATATATCATCAAAGGATGTCAGTCCAAAGTATGGCTTTTTCCGGAAATAAAGGATGGAAAAGTGTATTTTACGGCAGATAGCGATGCAATTATCACAAAAGGCTTGGTGAGTTTAATGGTCAAAGTACTATCTGGACATACCGCCAAGGAGATTGTTGATGCCGGTTTATATTTTGTGGATAAAATAGGGCTGAAAGAACATTTGTCACCAACTCGGGCAAATGGCTTGCTATCCATGATTAAGCAAATGAAATTATACGCTCTGGCGTTGCAAGTGAAAGCATAA
- a CDS encoding DUF1801 domain-containing protein yields the protein MTTSIATIDEYINQFDGEKKEYLIKVRQLIAGLVPPDADETISYQMPTFRYKGNIIHFAMNKNHLGLYPGPAAIEHFITELKNFKTTKGAIQIPLDQPIPTQLITDIVNFNIDKLKDKQGPNWYQSRGNWQEAEELMHEIIQQTSLKKEFKWGSYIYTHKGKNVIGWGGFKNFFSLWFYNGVFLTDRDKHLISASEGKTKALRQWRFEDVKDMNAEKIAAYIQEFIQTIDEGKELKPTKSPMKAPAGLLFEALQTDTTFAESFQALTPGKQKEYIEYIDEAKQEKTKQSRIEKIKPLVLAKKGLNDKYK from the coding sequence ATGACAACGAGCATCGCAACAATAGACGAATATATCAATCAATTTGACGGGGAGAAAAAAGAATATCTGATCAAGGTGAGACAGCTTATCGCTGGCCTAGTCCCTCCCGATGCAGATGAAACGATCTCCTATCAAATGCCTACTTTCAGATACAAGGGTAATATCATCCATTTTGCGATGAACAAAAACCATTTGGGCCTATATCCAGGACCTGCTGCTATCGAGCACTTCATTACAGAACTCAAAAATTTTAAAACCACAAAAGGGGCAATACAAATTCCTTTGGATCAACCGATTCCAACACAATTAATTACCGATATTGTCAATTTTAATATTGATAAACTTAAAGACAAACAAGGCCCTAATTGGTACCAAAGCCGAGGGAACTGGCAGGAGGCTGAAGAACTCATGCATGAGATCATCCAGCAAACTTCCTTGAAAAAGGAATTCAAATGGGGGAGCTATATCTATACGCATAAAGGAAAAAATGTTATTGGTTGGGGCGGCTTTAAAAATTTCTTCTCCCTCTGGTTTTATAATGGTGTATTCTTAACCGATCGCGATAAACATCTCATCAGTGCCTCCGAAGGAAAAACGAAAGCATTACGACAATGGCGCTTTGAAGACGTTAAGGATATGAATGCCGAAAAAATAGCCGCATATATCCAAGAATTCATCCAAACCATTGACGAGGGAAAAGAGCTCAAGCCAACTAAATCTCCAATGAAGGCCCCTGCTGGTCTATTATTTGAAGCACTGCAGACGGATACGACCTTCGCAGAAAGTTTCCAGGCTTTAACACCAGGAAAACAGAAAGAATACATCGAGTACATCGATGAGGCCAAGCAAGAAAAAACGAAACAATCCCGTATTGAAAAAATTAAACCGTTGGTCCTCGCTAAAAAAGGCCTGAACGACAAATACAAATAG